A genomic region of Echeneis naucrates chromosome 24, fEcheNa1.1, whole genome shotgun sequence contains the following coding sequences:
- the dpf3 gene encoding zinc finger protein DPF3 isoform X3 yields the protein MATVIHNPLKSLGDQFYKEAIEHCRSYNARLCAERSVRMPFLDSQTGVAQNNCYIWMEKRHRQPGQAAGQMYTYPARCWRKKRRLHPPLDPQLRLCELRLEAELAPKREVPPGEATALEALLRGESLLEKKNSLSKEEETLLEIQRVLEAEENGDGFHDDEDFELDAPKRKNRNRGKVRITVNARRRAEPANIDDQDKPYVCDICGKRYKNRPGLSYHYTHTHLAEEEGEEEKETEMAPSLPQSLDNHKPQKGPDGAIIPNDYCDFCLGDQDSNRKTGQAEELVSCSDCGRSGHPTCLQFTENMMQAVRTYQWQCIECKSCSLCGTSENDDQLLFCDDCDRGYHMYCLKPPMTQPPEGSWSCHLCLDLLKDKASAYGEA from the exons ATGGCGACTGTCATTCATAATCCTCTAAAATC GCTGGGTGACCAGTTCTACAAGGAAGCTATCGAACACTGTCGCAGCTACAATGCCCGTCTGTGTGCTGAGCGGAGTGTGCGGATGCCTTTCTTGGACTCGCAAACTGGCGTGGCACAGAATAACTGCTACATCTGGATGGAGAAGCGCCACCGCCAGCCAG gGCAGGCAGCGGGACAGATGTATACCTACCCTGCTCGTTGCTGGAGAAAGAAGAGGCGACTCCACCCTCCTCTGGATCCCCAGCTCCGCCTGTGTGAACTCCGACTAG AAGCAGAGCTGGCCCCCAAGCGTGAGGTGCCCCCAGGGGAGGCTACAGCCTTGGAGGCCCTCCTGAGGGGAGAGAgcctgctggagaaaaaaaacagcctcaGTAAGGAAGAGGAGACATTGTTGGAAATACAG AGAGTactggaggcagaggagaatGGAGACGGCTTCCATGATGATGAAGACTTTGAACTGGACGCTccaaagagaaagaacagaaaccGAGGCAAAGTGAGAATCACAGTTAATGC TCGCAGGAGGGCAGAACCTGCTAACATCGACGATCAGGACAAACCTTACGTCTGCGACA TTTGTGGAAAGCGCTACAAGAACCGACCTGGCCTGAGCTACCActatacacacactcatctggcagaggaagagggtgaagaggagaaagaaacagagatggCGCCATCTCTCCCGCAAAGCTTGGACAACCACAAAC CTCAGAAGGGCCCAGACGGCGCCATCATCCCCAACGACTACTGTGACTTCTGTCTGGGAGACCAGGACTCCAACAGGAAGACGGGACAGGCTGAGGAGCTGGTGTCCTGCTCAGACTGTGGACGCTCTG GTCACCCTACATGTCTGCAGTTTACTGAGAACATGATGCAGGCGGTGAGGACGTACCAGTGGCAGTGCATCGAGTGCAAGTCTTGCAGCCTCTGTGGAACGTCAGAGAACGAT GaccagctgctgttctgtgACGACTGTGACAGAGGATACCACATGTACTGCCTGAAGCCCCCAATGACCCAGCCTCCTGAAG ggAGCTGGAGCTGCCACTTGTGTCTGGACCTGTTAAAGGACAAGGCCTCAGCCTATGGAGAAGCGTAA
- the wdr21 gene encoding WD repeat domain 21 isoform X2, translating into MEKWTWREGRRPHRRRGRGHSRGWYRDNRQRSAQDEQWRYDNQSPSSSSSSSSSSKASSGAPELPGFYFDPEKNRYFRLLPGHNNCNPLTKEQLQEKEREKQRNKMLAEDEKPRKKAPRAGLNTSLLLQKRHLGLLPENSYCRLVHEVKVSGMRRHKLEIQSTDNNNPNTDNFRLIVGDSACERVFTVNDVSHGGCKYGIMNFSSSSQGSLSVEMCDNLYFTNRKVNSICWASVNYPDSHVLLCLVGVADTPGCVSLLPASLFSNSNPDQPGMLCSFKISTAWSCAWCLNPQFDKTFSTGLSRRVIVKDAETGRTQTYSVGSDVLAQQFALRVPVLFNGCRSGEIFSIDLRQRGRRDQSWKASRFHQESAITSVRVLQDENYLLAADMLGQIKLWDVRVKKPVQEYKGHYNEHAYLPVHVNEPEGLLLAVGQDCYTRLWSLKDGHLLRTIPSPHPAANDLIPSVVFSSKLGGCRGLPGLLMAVKHDLYYFPYNTDYQEGGEQQIVLCENNNSSLEM; encoded by the exons ATGGAAAAGTGGACGTGGCGAGAAGGACGGAGACCACACAGGCGACGAGGCCGTGGCCACAGCCGGGGCTGGTACAGAGACAACCGGCAGAGATCAGCACAGGACGAACAGTG GAGGTATGACAACCAGtctccctcttcctcatcttcctcctcttcctcctccaagGCCAGCAGTGGTGCTCCAG AGCTGCCTGGTTTTTACTTTGACCCGGAGAAAAACCGTTACTTCCGGCTGCTGCCGGGACATAACAACTGTAACCCGCTGACCaaggagcagctgcaggagaaagaaagggagaaacagagaaacaagaTGCTTGCAGAGGATGAAAAACCCAGAAAG AAAGCACCAAGAGCAGGACTGAACACTTCACTCCTTCTGCAGAAAAGACACCTCGGCTTGTTACCTGAAAACTCTTACTGCAG GTTGGTCCATGAGGTGAAGGTCAGCGGAATGAGACGCCACAAGCTAGAGATCCAGagcacagacaacaacaaccccAATACTGACAACTTCAGACTCATAGTG GGGGACTCAGCATGTGAGCGGGTGTTTACAGTCAATGATGTCTCTCATGGAGGCTGCAAATATGGCATCATgaacttcagcagcagcagtcagggctctctctctgtggagaTGTGTGATAATCTCTACTTCACCAACCGTAAG GTGAATTCCATCTGCTGGGCCTCAGTAAACTACCCAGACTCACATGTGCT GCTTTGTCTGGTTGGCGTGGCAGACACCCCTGGCTGTGTCAGTTTACTTCCTGCTTCCCTCTTCAGCAACTCCAACCCAG ACCAGCCTGGGATGCTCTGTAGTTTTAAGATCTCCACAGCCTGGTCTTGTGCTTGGTGTCTCAACCCACAGTTCGACAAGACTTTCAGCACTG GCCTGTCTCGCAGGGTAATTGTGAAAGATGCAGAGACGGGCCGAACACAGACGTACAGTGTAGGCAGTGACGTCTTGGCTCAGCAGTTTGCCCTTAGG GTTCCTGTGCTGTTCAACGGTTGCCGATCAGGAGAGATCTTCAGCATCGACCTGAGGCAGCGTGGCCGCAGGGATCAAAGCTGGAAGGCCAGCCGCTTCCATCAAGAGTCTGCCATCACTTCTGTCCGTGTACTGCAGGATGAGAACTATCTGCTCGCTGCTGACATGCTTGGCCAG ATCAAACTTTGGGATGTGCGAGTGAAAAAGCCAGTGCAGGAGTACAAAGGCCACTATAATGAGCACGCCTACCTCCCTGTTCATGTCAATGAACCAGAGGGGCTTTTGTTGGCAG TGGGCCAGGATTGCTACACAAGGCTATGGAGCCTAAAGGACGGCCACTTACTGCGGACCATCCCATCACCCCACCCAGCTGCAAACGACCTGATCCCAAGCGTTGTCTTCTCCTCTAAGTTGGGAGGCTGCAGGGGCCTCCCCGGCCTGCTCATGGCTGTCAAACACGACCTGTACTATTTCCCGTACAACACTGACTACCaggaaggaggagagcagcagattgtactttgtgaaaacaataacagttCCCTTGAGATGTGA
- the wdr21 gene encoding WD repeat domain 21 isoform X1: MEKWTWREGRRPHRRRGRGHSRGWYRDNRQRSAQDEQWYGHSDAGPSYRGPQRRYDNQSPSSSSSSSSSSKASSGAPELPGFYFDPEKNRYFRLLPGHNNCNPLTKEQLQEKEREKQRNKMLAEDEKPRKKAPRAGLNTSLLLQKRHLGLLPENSYCRLVHEVKVSGMRRHKLEIQSTDNNNPNTDNFRLIVGDSACERVFTVNDVSHGGCKYGIMNFSSSSQGSLSVEMCDNLYFTNRKVNSICWASVNYPDSHVLLCLVGVADTPGCVSLLPASLFSNSNPDQPGMLCSFKISTAWSCAWCLNPQFDKTFSTGLSRRVIVKDAETGRTQTYSVGSDVLAQQFALRVPVLFNGCRSGEIFSIDLRQRGRRDQSWKASRFHQESAITSVRVLQDENYLLAADMLGQIKLWDVRVKKPVQEYKGHYNEHAYLPVHVNEPEGLLLAVGQDCYTRLWSLKDGHLLRTIPSPHPAANDLIPSVVFSSKLGGCRGLPGLLMAVKHDLYYFPYNTDYQEGGEQQIVLCENNNSSLEM; the protein is encoded by the exons ATGGAAAAGTGGACGTGGCGAGAAGGACGGAGACCACACAGGCGACGAGGCCGTGGCCACAGCCGGGGCTGGTACAGAGACAACCGGCAGAGATCAGCACAGGACGAACAGTG GTATGGGCACAGTGATGCAGGGCCGTCTTACAGAGGACCTCAGAGGAGGTATGACAACCAGtctccctcttcctcatcttcctcctcttcctcctccaagGCCAGCAGTGGTGCTCCAG AGCTGCCTGGTTTTTACTTTGACCCGGAGAAAAACCGTTACTTCCGGCTGCTGCCGGGACATAACAACTGTAACCCGCTGACCaaggagcagctgcaggagaaagaaagggagaaacagagaaacaagaTGCTTGCAGAGGATGAAAAACCCAGAAAG AAAGCACCAAGAGCAGGACTGAACACTTCACTCCTTCTGCAGAAAAGACACCTCGGCTTGTTACCTGAAAACTCTTACTGCAG GTTGGTCCATGAGGTGAAGGTCAGCGGAATGAGACGCCACAAGCTAGAGATCCAGagcacagacaacaacaaccccAATACTGACAACTTCAGACTCATAGTG GGGGACTCAGCATGTGAGCGGGTGTTTACAGTCAATGATGTCTCTCATGGAGGCTGCAAATATGGCATCATgaacttcagcagcagcagtcagggctctctctctgtggagaTGTGTGATAATCTCTACTTCACCAACCGTAAG GTGAATTCCATCTGCTGGGCCTCAGTAAACTACCCAGACTCACATGTGCT GCTTTGTCTGGTTGGCGTGGCAGACACCCCTGGCTGTGTCAGTTTACTTCCTGCTTCCCTCTTCAGCAACTCCAACCCAG ACCAGCCTGGGATGCTCTGTAGTTTTAAGATCTCCACAGCCTGGTCTTGTGCTTGGTGTCTCAACCCACAGTTCGACAAGACTTTCAGCACTG GCCTGTCTCGCAGGGTAATTGTGAAAGATGCAGAGACGGGCCGAACACAGACGTACAGTGTAGGCAGTGACGTCTTGGCTCAGCAGTTTGCCCTTAGG GTTCCTGTGCTGTTCAACGGTTGCCGATCAGGAGAGATCTTCAGCATCGACCTGAGGCAGCGTGGCCGCAGGGATCAAAGCTGGAAGGCCAGCCGCTTCCATCAAGAGTCTGCCATCACTTCTGTCCGTGTACTGCAGGATGAGAACTATCTGCTCGCTGCTGACATGCTTGGCCAG ATCAAACTTTGGGATGTGCGAGTGAAAAAGCCAGTGCAGGAGTACAAAGGCCACTATAATGAGCACGCCTACCTCCCTGTTCATGTCAATGAACCAGAGGGGCTTTTGTTGGCAG TGGGCCAGGATTGCTACACAAGGCTATGGAGCCTAAAGGACGGCCACTTACTGCGGACCATCCCATCACCCCACCCAGCTGCAAACGACCTGATCCCAAGCGTTGTCTTCTCCTCTAAGTTGGGAGGCTGCAGGGGCCTCCCCGGCCTGCTCATGGCTGTCAAACACGACCTGTACTATTTCCCGTACAACACTGACTACCaggaaggaggagagcagcagattgtactttgtgaaaacaataacagttCCCTTGAGATGTGA
- the dpf3 gene encoding zinc finger protein DPF3 isoform X2 — MATVIHNPLKSLGDQFYKEAIEHCRSYNARLCAERSVRMPFLDSQTGVAQNNCYIWMEKRHRQPGQAAGQMYTYPARCWRKKRRLHPPLDPQLRLCELRLEAELAPKREVPPGEATALEALLRGESLLEKKNSLSKEEETLLEIQRVLEAEENGDGFHDDEDFELDAPKRKNRNRGKNRGSSRRRAEPANIDDQDKPYVCDICGKRYKNRPGLSYHYTHTHLAEEEGEEEKETEMAPSLPQSLDNHKPQKGPDGAIIPNDYCDFCLGDQDSNRKTGQAEELVSCSDCGRSGHPTCLQFTENMMQAVRTYQWQCIECKSCSLCGTSENDDQLLFCDDCDRGYHMYCLKPPMTQPPEGSWSCHLCLDLLKDKASAYGEA, encoded by the exons ATGGCGACTGTCATTCATAATCCTCTAAAATC GCTGGGTGACCAGTTCTACAAGGAAGCTATCGAACACTGTCGCAGCTACAATGCCCGTCTGTGTGCTGAGCGGAGTGTGCGGATGCCTTTCTTGGACTCGCAAACTGGCGTGGCACAGAATAACTGCTACATCTGGATGGAGAAGCGCCACCGCCAGCCAG gGCAGGCAGCGGGACAGATGTATACCTACCCTGCTCGTTGCTGGAGAAAGAAGAGGCGACTCCACCCTCCTCTGGATCCCCAGCTCCGCCTGTGTGAACTCCGACTAG AAGCAGAGCTGGCCCCCAAGCGTGAGGTGCCCCCAGGGGAGGCTACAGCCTTGGAGGCCCTCCTGAGGGGAGAGAgcctgctggagaaaaaaaacagcctcaGTAAGGAAGAGGAGACATTGTTGGAAATACAG AGAGTactggaggcagaggagaatGGAGACGGCTTCCATGATGATGAAGACTTTGAACTGGACGCTccaaagagaaagaacagaaaccGAGGCAAA AACAGAGGATCAAGTCGCAGGAGGGCAGAACCTGCTAACATCGACGATCAGGACAAACCTTACGTCTGCGACA TTTGTGGAAAGCGCTACAAGAACCGACCTGGCCTGAGCTACCActatacacacactcatctggcagaggaagagggtgaagaggagaaagaaacagagatggCGCCATCTCTCCCGCAAAGCTTGGACAACCACAAAC CTCAGAAGGGCCCAGACGGCGCCATCATCCCCAACGACTACTGTGACTTCTGTCTGGGAGACCAGGACTCCAACAGGAAGACGGGACAGGCTGAGGAGCTGGTGTCCTGCTCAGACTGTGGACGCTCTG GTCACCCTACATGTCTGCAGTTTACTGAGAACATGATGCAGGCGGTGAGGACGTACCAGTGGCAGTGCATCGAGTGCAAGTCTTGCAGCCTCTGTGGAACGTCAGAGAACGAT GaccagctgctgttctgtgACGACTGTGACAGAGGATACCACATGTACTGCCTGAAGCCCCCAATGACCCAGCCTCCTGAAG ggAGCTGGAGCTGCCACTTGTGTCTGGACCTGTTAAAGGACAAGGCCTCAGCCTATGGAGAAGCGTAA
- the dpf3 gene encoding zinc finger protein DPF3 isoform X1 gives MATVIHNPLKSLGDQFYKEAIEHCRSYNARLCAERSVRMPFLDSQTGVAQNNCYIWMEKRHRQPGQAAGQMYTYPARCWRKKRRLHPPLDPQLRLCELRLEAELAPKREVPPGEATALEALLRGESLLEKKNSLSKEEETLLEIQRVLEAEENGDGFHDDEDFELDAPKRKNRNRGKNRGSSRRRAEPANIDDQDKPYVCDNRYKQKHNSKKAEEVCGKRYKNRPGLSYHYTHTHLAEEEGEEEKETEMAPSLPQSLDNHKPQKGPDGAIIPNDYCDFCLGDQDSNRKTGQAEELVSCSDCGRSGHPTCLQFTENMMQAVRTYQWQCIECKSCSLCGTSENDDQLLFCDDCDRGYHMYCLKPPMTQPPEGSWSCHLCLDLLKDKASAYGEA, from the exons ATGGCGACTGTCATTCATAATCCTCTAAAATC GCTGGGTGACCAGTTCTACAAGGAAGCTATCGAACACTGTCGCAGCTACAATGCCCGTCTGTGTGCTGAGCGGAGTGTGCGGATGCCTTTCTTGGACTCGCAAACTGGCGTGGCACAGAATAACTGCTACATCTGGATGGAGAAGCGCCACCGCCAGCCAG gGCAGGCAGCGGGACAGATGTATACCTACCCTGCTCGTTGCTGGAGAAAGAAGAGGCGACTCCACCCTCCTCTGGATCCCCAGCTCCGCCTGTGTGAACTCCGACTAG AAGCAGAGCTGGCCCCCAAGCGTGAGGTGCCCCCAGGGGAGGCTACAGCCTTGGAGGCCCTCCTGAGGGGAGAGAgcctgctggagaaaaaaaacagcctcaGTAAGGAAGAGGAGACATTGTTGGAAATACAG AGAGTactggaggcagaggagaatGGAGACGGCTTCCATGATGATGAAGACTTTGAACTGGACGCTccaaagagaaagaacagaaaccGAGGCAAA AACAGAGGATCAAGTCGCAGGAGGGCAGAACCTGCTAACATCGACGATCAGGACAAACCTTACGTCTGCGACA ATAGATACAAACAAAAGCATAACTCAAAAAAGGCTGAAGAAG TTTGTGGAAAGCGCTACAAGAACCGACCTGGCCTGAGCTACCActatacacacactcatctggcagaggaagagggtgaagaggagaaagaaacagagatggCGCCATCTCTCCCGCAAAGCTTGGACAACCACAAAC CTCAGAAGGGCCCAGACGGCGCCATCATCCCCAACGACTACTGTGACTTCTGTCTGGGAGACCAGGACTCCAACAGGAAGACGGGACAGGCTGAGGAGCTGGTGTCCTGCTCAGACTGTGGACGCTCTG GTCACCCTACATGTCTGCAGTTTACTGAGAACATGATGCAGGCGGTGAGGACGTACCAGTGGCAGTGCATCGAGTGCAAGTCTTGCAGCCTCTGTGGAACGTCAGAGAACGAT GaccagctgctgttctgtgACGACTGTGACAGAGGATACCACATGTACTGCCTGAAGCCCCCAATGACCCAGCCTCCTGAAG ggAGCTGGAGCTGCCACTTGTGTCTGGACCTGTTAAAGGACAAGGCCTCAGCCTATGGAGAAGCGTAA